A stretch of the Balearica regulorum gibbericeps isolate bBalReg1 chromosome 23, bBalReg1.pri, whole genome shotgun sequence genome encodes the following:
- the IGSF9B gene encoding protein turtle homolog B isoform X1 — MIWYVAALVASVLGARGLPVQGALGSREEPEFVTARAGESVILGCDVIHPLTGQPPPYVVEWFKFGVPIPIFIKFGFYPPHVDPEYAGRASLHDKASLRIEQVRSEDQGWYECKVLMLDQQYDTFHNGSWVHLTVNAPPTFTETPPQYVEAKEGSSVTLTCMAFGNPKPIVTWLKEGDLLGANGKYQVSDGSLTVLSVSREDRGAYTCRAYSIQGEAVHTTRLLVQGPPFIVSPPENITVNISQDALFTCQAEAYPGNLTYLWYWEEENVYFKNDLKLRVRILIDGTLIIFRVKPEDAGKYTCIPSNSLGRSPSASAYLTVQYPARVVNMPPVIYVPIGIHGYIRCPVEAEPPVTLVKWNKDGRPLRIEKYSGWNLLEDGSIRIEEATEDALGTYTCVPYNALGTMGQSPPARLVLKDPPYFTVLPGWEYRQEAGRELLIPCAAAGDPFPIIAWRKVVSKMGQPSALPRPERPDPLLVAGGVPWAAQVGKPSRSKHNTLPGGTLQIRSLGKDDHGEWECVATNVVASITASTHLTVVGTSPHAPTSVHVVVAMTSANVSWEPGYDGGYEQTFSVWYGPLMKRAQFGPHDWLSLPVPAGSSWLLVDTLEPETAYQFSVLAQNKLGTSSFSEVVTVNTLAFPVTTPEPLVLVTPPRCLTANRTQQGVLLSWLPPANHSFPIDRYIMEFRVAERWEILDDGILGTESEFFAKDLSQDTWYEFRVLAVMQDLISEPSNVAGVSSTDVFPQPDLTDEGLARPVLAGIVATICFLAAAILFSTLAACFVNKQRKRKLKRKKDPPLSITHCRKSLESPLSSGKVSPESIRTLRPPSESSDDQGPQAKRMLSPTKEKELSLYKKTKRAISSKKYSVSKAEAEAEATTPIELISRGPDGRFVMDPAEMEPSLKTRRIEGFPFVEETDMYPEFRQSDEENDDPVVPTSVTALKAQLTPLSSSQESYLQPPAYSPRFHRALEGPGALQATGQARPPAPRAFHHQFYGYLSSSSPGEVDPPPFYMPEVSPLSSVMSSPPLPPEGPFGHPTIPEENGENASNSTLPLAQTPTGGRSPEPWGRAEFPFGGLEPAPAPFPHQLQPCEAAEGSQPTGCLPRGPPPSSLQVVPASYPGILPLEAPKSWTGKSPGRGQPSVPTTTKWQDKPMQPMGCQGQLRHTSQGMGIPVLPYHEPSEPVGPSGTSTFSLDTRWYEPQPRPRPSPRQVRRAEPSLHQVVLQPSRLSPLTQSPLSSRNSSPELTARARPRPGLIQQAEVSEITLQPPSAVSFSRKSTPSTGSPAPSSQGGSPSYRPTATFASLGTGYSGSQGSSLPVDTMDVFGDIPSPRRAGEEILQPEPTSTTVAATGKRPSPSGDAAAPERLEALKYQRIKKPKKSSKGSSKSRKQSNGSASQVQHLPSSQVLWPDEAVCLRKKKRHPRQDPFARLSALKDDLCHRQLPEDQTAILNSVDHDDTGGHATLL; from the exons ATGATTTGGTATGTGGCCGCTTTGGTAGCAAGTGTGCTCGGCGCCCGCGGGCTGCCCGTTCAAG GTGCCCTCGGCTCGAGGGAGGAGCCCGAGTTTGTGACCGCTCGGGCTGGCGAGAGCGTGATCCTGGGATGCGACGTGATCCACCCGCTCACTGGGCAGCCTCCTCCCTATGTCGTGGAGTGGTTCAAGTTCGGCGTTCCCATCCCCATCTTCATCAAGTTTGGGTTTTACCCTCCCCATGTCGACCCGGAATATGCCG GTCGGGCCAGCCTGCACGACAAAGCCTCCTTGCGCATTGAGCAGGTCCGCTCCGAGGACCAGGGCTGGTACGAGTGCAAAGTGCTCATGCTGGACCAGCAGTACGACACCTTCCACAACGGCAGCTGGGTCCATCTTACGGTCAACG CTCCCCCCACCTTCACGGAGACGCCGCCGCAGTACGTAGAGGCGAAGGAAGGCAGCAGCGTCACCTTGACCTGCATGGCGTTTGGGAACCCCAAGCCCATCGTCACCTGGCTGAAAGAGGGAGACCTTTTGGGTGCCAACGGCAAGTACCAG GTGAGTGACGGGAGCCTGACGGTGCTCTCCGTCAGCCGGGAGGACAGGGGTGCCTACACCTGCCGGGCGTACAGCATCCAGGGGGAGGCTGTGCACACCACGCGCCTGCTCGTTCAAG GACCTCCCTTCATCGTTTCCCCTCCGGAAAACATCACGGTTAACATCTCCCAGGATGCGCTCTTCACCTGCCAGGCCGAGGCGTACCCCGGGAACCTCACCTACCTGTGGTACTGGGAGGAGGAGAACGTCTACTTCAAGAA CGACCTGAAGTTGAGGGTGCGGATCCTGATTGACGGGACGCTGATCATTTTCCGTGTCAAGCCAGAGGATGCCGGCAAATACACCTGTATCCCCAGCAACAGCCTGGGCCGCTCGCCATCAGCCTCTGCCTACCTGACGGTGCAGT ATCCTGCCCGCGTGGTGAACATGCCCCCCGTCATCTACGTTCCCATCGGGATACACGGATACATCCGCTGCCCGGTCGAGGCAGAGCCCCCGGTCACGCTGGTCAAGTGGAACAAAGACGGACGTCCCCTGCGAATCGAGAAG TATTCTGGCTGGAACCTGCTGGAAGACGGGTCGATCCGGATAGAGGAGGCAACCGAAGATGCTCTCGGCACTTACACCTGTGTGCCTTATAACGCCCTGGGTACGATGGGCCAGTCTCCCCCTGCCCGACTGGTACTGAAG GACCCCCCCTATTTCACGGTGCTACCAGGCTGGGAGTACAGacaggaggcagggagggagctgttGATTCCTTGCGCTGCTGCCGGAGACCCCTTTCCCATCATCGCCTGGAGAAAG GTCGTCTCGAAAATGGGGCAACCGTCTGCCTTGCCACGACCGGAGAGACCAGATCCCTTGCTGGTGGCCGGCGGTGTCCCCTGGGCCGCGCAG GTAGGGAAGCCCAGCAGGAGCAAGCACAACACGCTGCCCGGCGGCACCCTGCAGATCCGCTCCCTCGGCAAAGACGACCACGGCGAGTGGGAGTGCGTCGCCACCAACGTCGTCGCGAGCATTACTGCCAGCACCCACCTTACTGTCGTAG GCACAAGCCCTCACGCCCCGACCAGCGTGCACGTTGTGGTCGCCATGACCTCAGCCAACGTCTCTTGGGAGCCCGGCTACGACGGTGGATACGAGCAGACTTTCTCAGTTTGGTACGGCCCTCT GATGAAGAGAGCCCAGTTTGGTCCCCACGACTGGCTGTCTCTCCCTGTGCCAGCTGGTTCCAGCTGGCTACTGGTGGATACCTTGGAACCAGAGACTGCGTACCAGTTCAGTGTCTTGGCTCAAAACAAGCTGGGCACCAGCTCCTTCAGTGAGGTGGTCACTGTGAACACTCTAG CATTCCCTGTAACAACTCCAGAGCCTCTGGTGTTGGTTACCCCACCGAGGTGCCTAACAGCCAACCGGACACAGCAAGGCGTCCTCTTGTCGTGGCTTCCTCCCGCTAACCACAGCTTCCCCATCGACCGCTACATCATGGAGTTCCGCGTTGCGGAGAGGTGGGAGATCTTGGATGATGGCATCCTGGGGACCGAGAGCGAGTTTTTTGCCAAGGACTTGTCCCAG GACACCTGGTACGAGTTCCGGGTCCTGGCGGTCATGCAGGATCTCATCAGCGAACCCAGCAACGTTGCTGGCGTGTCCAGTACAG acgTATTCCCTCAGCCTGACCTGACGGACGAGGGTCTAGCCCGCCCAGTGCTGGCTGGCATCGTTGCCACCATCTGCTTCCTGGCTGCTGCCATCCTCTTCAGCACACTCGCCGCCTGCTTCGTCAACAAGCAACGCAAACGCAAGCTCAAGCGCAAGAAAG ACCCTCCTCTCTCGATCACCCACTGCAGGAAGAGTTTGGAGTCCCC GTTGTCTTCCGGCAAGGTGAGTCCCGAGAGCATCCGCACACTTCGTCCCCCCTCAGAGTCCTCTGACGACCAGGGCCCGCAGGCCAAGCGGATGCTGAGCCCCACCAAGGAGAAGGAGCTCTCCCTTTACAAGAAGACCAAGCGAGCCATCAGCAGCAAGAAGTACAGTGTCTCCAAGGCAGAGGCTGAAGCCGAGGCCACCACCCCCATCGAGCTCATCAGCCGCGGGCCAGACGGCCGCTTTGTCATGGACCCGGCAGAGATGGAGCCCTCCCTGAAGACACGGCGGATCGAGGGCTTCCCCTTCGTGGAGGAGACGGACATGTACCCTGAGTTCAGGCAGTCGGACGAGGAGAACGACGACCCTGTCGTCCCCACCTCCGTCACCGCCCTGAAAGCCCAGCTCACCCCTCTCTCCTCCAGCCAGGAGTCCTACCTTCAGCCACCAGCATACAGCCCCCGGTTCCACCGGGCGCTGGAGGGTCCCGGCGCCCTGCAGGCCACCGGCCAGGCCCGCCCGCCGGCCCCCCGGGCTTTCCACCACCAGTTTTACGGttacctcagcagcagcagccccggggaggTGGACCCGCCGCCCTTCTACATGCCAGAAGTCAGCCCACTGAGCTCGGTCATGTcctccccgccgctgccccccgaGGGGCCCTTCGGACACCCCACCATCCCCGAGGAGAACGGGGAGAACGCCTCCAACAGCACGCTGCCCCTGGCCCAGACCCCCACAGGGGGCCGGTCCCCCGAGCCCTGGGGCAGGGCCGAGTTCCCCTTCGGCGGCCTGGAGCCGGCCCCCGCGCCGTtcccccaccagctccagccctgcgAGGCGGCCGAGGGCTCCCAGCCCACCGGCTGCCTTCCTCGAGGGccgcctccctcctccctccaggtGGTCCCCGCGTCCTACCCGGGCATTCTGCCCCTGGAGGCACCAAAGAGCTGGACCGGCAAGTCACCGGGCAGGGGTCAACCCTCCGTGCCCACCACCACCAAGTGGCAGGACAAACCTATGCAACCCATGGGATGTCAAGGGCAGCTAAGACATACCAGCCAAGGTATGGGCATACCCGTGTTGCCTTACCACGAACCGTCCGAGCCCGTCGGCCCCAGCGGCACAAGCACATTCAGCCTGGACACCAGGTGGTACGAGCCCCAACCCCGACCTCGGCCCAGCCCTCGGCAGGTCAGGAGGGCTGAGCCCAGTTTACATCAGGTGGTGCTACAACCTTCGAGGCTTTCTCCTCTGACCCAAAGCCCCCTCAGCTCCCGCAACAGCTCCCCAGAGCTGACCGcccgcgcccggccccggccgggcCTCATCCAGCAGGCGGAGGTGTCGGAGatcaccctgcagcccccctcaGCGGTCAGCTTCTCCCGCAAGTCCACGCCATCGACGGGATCCCCCGCgccgagcagccagggaggcaGCCCCAGCTACCGACCTACCGCCACCTTCGCCTCCCTGGGCACCGGCTACTCCGGCTCCCAGGGCTCCTCCCTGCCTGTGGACACCATGGATGTTTTCGGAGACATCCCCTCTCCGAGGAGGGCTGGCGAGGAGATTCTCCAACCGGAGCCGACATCCACCACGGTAGCCGCCACGGG
- the IGSF9B gene encoding protein turtle homolog B isoform X2 — protein sequence MIWYVAALVASVLGARGLPVQGALGSREEPEFVTARAGESVILGCDVIHPLTGQPPPYVVEWFKFGVPIPIFIKFGFYPPHVDPEYAGRASLHDKASLRIEQVRSEDQGWYECKVLMLDQQYDTFHNGSWVHLTVNAPPTFTETPPQYVEAKEGSSVTLTCMAFGNPKPIVTWLKEGDLLGANGKYQVSDGSLTVLSVSREDRGAYTCRAYSIQGEAVHTTRLLVQGPPFIVSPPENITVNISQDALFTCQAEAYPGNLTYLWYWEEENVYFKNDLKLRVRILIDGTLIIFRVKPEDAGKYTCIPSNSLGRSPSASAYLTVQYPARVVNMPPVIYVPIGIHGYIRCPVEAEPPVTLVKWNKDGRPLRIEKYSGWNLLEDGSIRIEEATEDALGTYTCVPYNALGTMGQSPPARLVLKDPPYFTVLPGWEYRQEAGRELLIPCAAAGDPFPIIAWRKVVSKMGQPSALPRPERPDPLLVAGGVPWAAQVGKPSRSKHNTLPGGTLQIRSLGKDDHGEWECVATNVVASITASTHLTVVGTSPHAPTSVHVVVAMTSANVSWEPGYDGGYEQTFSVWMKRAQFGPHDWLSLPVPAGSSWLLVDTLEPETAYQFSVLAQNKLGTSSFSEVVTVNTLAFPVTTPEPLVLVTPPRCLTANRTQQGVLLSWLPPANHSFPIDRYIMEFRVAERWEILDDGILGTESEFFAKDLSQDTWYEFRVLAVMQDLISEPSNVAGVSSTDVFPQPDLTDEGLARPVLAGIVATICFLAAAILFSTLAACFVNKQRKRKLKRKKDPPLSITHCRKSLESPLSSGKVSPESIRTLRPPSESSDDQGPQAKRMLSPTKEKELSLYKKTKRAISSKKYSVSKAEAEAEATTPIELISRGPDGRFVMDPAEMEPSLKTRRIEGFPFVEETDMYPEFRQSDEENDDPVVPTSVTALKAQLTPLSSSQESYLQPPAYSPRFHRALEGPGALQATGQARPPAPRAFHHQFYGYLSSSSPGEVDPPPFYMPEVSPLSSVMSSPPLPPEGPFGHPTIPEENGENASNSTLPLAQTPTGGRSPEPWGRAEFPFGGLEPAPAPFPHQLQPCEAAEGSQPTGCLPRGPPPSSLQVVPASYPGILPLEAPKSWTGKSPGRGQPSVPTTTKWQDKPMQPMGCQGQLRHTSQGMGIPVLPYHEPSEPVGPSGTSTFSLDTRWYEPQPRPRPSPRQVRRAEPSLHQVVLQPSRLSPLTQSPLSSRNSSPELTARARPRPGLIQQAEVSEITLQPPSAVSFSRKSTPSTGSPAPSSQGGSPSYRPTATFASLGTGYSGSQGSSLPVDTMDVFGDIPSPRRAGEEILQPEPTSTTVAATGKRPSPSGDAAAPERLEALKYQRIKKPKKSSKGSSKSRKQSNGSASQVQHLPSSQVLWPDEAVCLRKKKRHPRQDPFARLSALKDDLCHRQLPEDQTAILNSVDHDDTGGHATLL from the exons ATGATTTGGTATGTGGCCGCTTTGGTAGCAAGTGTGCTCGGCGCCCGCGGGCTGCCCGTTCAAG GTGCCCTCGGCTCGAGGGAGGAGCCCGAGTTTGTGACCGCTCGGGCTGGCGAGAGCGTGATCCTGGGATGCGACGTGATCCACCCGCTCACTGGGCAGCCTCCTCCCTATGTCGTGGAGTGGTTCAAGTTCGGCGTTCCCATCCCCATCTTCATCAAGTTTGGGTTTTACCCTCCCCATGTCGACCCGGAATATGCCG GTCGGGCCAGCCTGCACGACAAAGCCTCCTTGCGCATTGAGCAGGTCCGCTCCGAGGACCAGGGCTGGTACGAGTGCAAAGTGCTCATGCTGGACCAGCAGTACGACACCTTCCACAACGGCAGCTGGGTCCATCTTACGGTCAACG CTCCCCCCACCTTCACGGAGACGCCGCCGCAGTACGTAGAGGCGAAGGAAGGCAGCAGCGTCACCTTGACCTGCATGGCGTTTGGGAACCCCAAGCCCATCGTCACCTGGCTGAAAGAGGGAGACCTTTTGGGTGCCAACGGCAAGTACCAG GTGAGTGACGGGAGCCTGACGGTGCTCTCCGTCAGCCGGGAGGACAGGGGTGCCTACACCTGCCGGGCGTACAGCATCCAGGGGGAGGCTGTGCACACCACGCGCCTGCTCGTTCAAG GACCTCCCTTCATCGTTTCCCCTCCGGAAAACATCACGGTTAACATCTCCCAGGATGCGCTCTTCACCTGCCAGGCCGAGGCGTACCCCGGGAACCTCACCTACCTGTGGTACTGGGAGGAGGAGAACGTCTACTTCAAGAA CGACCTGAAGTTGAGGGTGCGGATCCTGATTGACGGGACGCTGATCATTTTCCGTGTCAAGCCAGAGGATGCCGGCAAATACACCTGTATCCCCAGCAACAGCCTGGGCCGCTCGCCATCAGCCTCTGCCTACCTGACGGTGCAGT ATCCTGCCCGCGTGGTGAACATGCCCCCCGTCATCTACGTTCCCATCGGGATACACGGATACATCCGCTGCCCGGTCGAGGCAGAGCCCCCGGTCACGCTGGTCAAGTGGAACAAAGACGGACGTCCCCTGCGAATCGAGAAG TATTCTGGCTGGAACCTGCTGGAAGACGGGTCGATCCGGATAGAGGAGGCAACCGAAGATGCTCTCGGCACTTACACCTGTGTGCCTTATAACGCCCTGGGTACGATGGGCCAGTCTCCCCCTGCCCGACTGGTACTGAAG GACCCCCCCTATTTCACGGTGCTACCAGGCTGGGAGTACAGacaggaggcagggagggagctgttGATTCCTTGCGCTGCTGCCGGAGACCCCTTTCCCATCATCGCCTGGAGAAAG GTCGTCTCGAAAATGGGGCAACCGTCTGCCTTGCCACGACCGGAGAGACCAGATCCCTTGCTGGTGGCCGGCGGTGTCCCCTGGGCCGCGCAG GTAGGGAAGCCCAGCAGGAGCAAGCACAACACGCTGCCCGGCGGCACCCTGCAGATCCGCTCCCTCGGCAAAGACGACCACGGCGAGTGGGAGTGCGTCGCCACCAACGTCGTCGCGAGCATTACTGCCAGCACCCACCTTACTGTCGTAG GCACAAGCCCTCACGCCCCGACCAGCGTGCACGTTGTGGTCGCCATGACCTCAGCCAACGTCTCTTGGGAGCCCGGCTACGACGGTGGATACGAGCAGACTTTCTCAGTTTG GATGAAGAGAGCCCAGTTTGGTCCCCACGACTGGCTGTCTCTCCCTGTGCCAGCTGGTTCCAGCTGGCTACTGGTGGATACCTTGGAACCAGAGACTGCGTACCAGTTCAGTGTCTTGGCTCAAAACAAGCTGGGCACCAGCTCCTTCAGTGAGGTGGTCACTGTGAACACTCTAG CATTCCCTGTAACAACTCCAGAGCCTCTGGTGTTGGTTACCCCACCGAGGTGCCTAACAGCCAACCGGACACAGCAAGGCGTCCTCTTGTCGTGGCTTCCTCCCGCTAACCACAGCTTCCCCATCGACCGCTACATCATGGAGTTCCGCGTTGCGGAGAGGTGGGAGATCTTGGATGATGGCATCCTGGGGACCGAGAGCGAGTTTTTTGCCAAGGACTTGTCCCAG GACACCTGGTACGAGTTCCGGGTCCTGGCGGTCATGCAGGATCTCATCAGCGAACCCAGCAACGTTGCTGGCGTGTCCAGTACAG acgTATTCCCTCAGCCTGACCTGACGGACGAGGGTCTAGCCCGCCCAGTGCTGGCTGGCATCGTTGCCACCATCTGCTTCCTGGCTGCTGCCATCCTCTTCAGCACACTCGCCGCCTGCTTCGTCAACAAGCAACGCAAACGCAAGCTCAAGCGCAAGAAAG ACCCTCCTCTCTCGATCACCCACTGCAGGAAGAGTTTGGAGTCCCC GTTGTCTTCCGGCAAGGTGAGTCCCGAGAGCATCCGCACACTTCGTCCCCCCTCAGAGTCCTCTGACGACCAGGGCCCGCAGGCCAAGCGGATGCTGAGCCCCACCAAGGAGAAGGAGCTCTCCCTTTACAAGAAGACCAAGCGAGCCATCAGCAGCAAGAAGTACAGTGTCTCCAAGGCAGAGGCTGAAGCCGAGGCCACCACCCCCATCGAGCTCATCAGCCGCGGGCCAGACGGCCGCTTTGTCATGGACCCGGCAGAGATGGAGCCCTCCCTGAAGACACGGCGGATCGAGGGCTTCCCCTTCGTGGAGGAGACGGACATGTACCCTGAGTTCAGGCAGTCGGACGAGGAGAACGACGACCCTGTCGTCCCCACCTCCGTCACCGCCCTGAAAGCCCAGCTCACCCCTCTCTCCTCCAGCCAGGAGTCCTACCTTCAGCCACCAGCATACAGCCCCCGGTTCCACCGGGCGCTGGAGGGTCCCGGCGCCCTGCAGGCCACCGGCCAGGCCCGCCCGCCGGCCCCCCGGGCTTTCCACCACCAGTTTTACGGttacctcagcagcagcagccccggggaggTGGACCCGCCGCCCTTCTACATGCCAGAAGTCAGCCCACTGAGCTCGGTCATGTcctccccgccgctgccccccgaGGGGCCCTTCGGACACCCCACCATCCCCGAGGAGAACGGGGAGAACGCCTCCAACAGCACGCTGCCCCTGGCCCAGACCCCCACAGGGGGCCGGTCCCCCGAGCCCTGGGGCAGGGCCGAGTTCCCCTTCGGCGGCCTGGAGCCGGCCCCCGCGCCGTtcccccaccagctccagccctgcgAGGCGGCCGAGGGCTCCCAGCCCACCGGCTGCCTTCCTCGAGGGccgcctccctcctccctccaggtGGTCCCCGCGTCCTACCCGGGCATTCTGCCCCTGGAGGCACCAAAGAGCTGGACCGGCAAGTCACCGGGCAGGGGTCAACCCTCCGTGCCCACCACCACCAAGTGGCAGGACAAACCTATGCAACCCATGGGATGTCAAGGGCAGCTAAGACATACCAGCCAAGGTATGGGCATACCCGTGTTGCCTTACCACGAACCGTCCGAGCCCGTCGGCCCCAGCGGCACAAGCACATTCAGCCTGGACACCAGGTGGTACGAGCCCCAACCCCGACCTCGGCCCAGCCCTCGGCAGGTCAGGAGGGCTGAGCCCAGTTTACATCAGGTGGTGCTACAACCTTCGAGGCTTTCTCCTCTGACCCAAAGCCCCCTCAGCTCCCGCAACAGCTCCCCAGAGCTGACCGcccgcgcccggccccggccgggcCTCATCCAGCAGGCGGAGGTGTCGGAGatcaccctgcagcccccctcaGCGGTCAGCTTCTCCCGCAAGTCCACGCCATCGACGGGATCCCCCGCgccgagcagccagggaggcaGCCCCAGCTACCGACCTACCGCCACCTTCGCCTCCCTGGGCACCGGCTACTCCGGCTCCCAGGGCTCCTCCCTGCCTGTGGACACCATGGATGTTTTCGGAGACATCCCCTCTCCGAGGAGGGCTGGCGAGGAGATTCTCCAACCGGAGCCGACATCCACCACGGTAGCCGCCACGGG